From a single Brassica napus cultivar Da-Ae chromosome C9, Da-Ae, whole genome shotgun sequence genomic region:
- the LOC125593185 gene encoding uncharacterized protein LOC125593185 produces MFSSNLCQSRNLSHPACYSFSEDWRSDLLPLITGNKRRFSIFSSAEQKIINAAREMKELPDLSALIKKKLSEAKRGSSATPSETTPSGTTPREETPREKTPREKTPRGAIPPAPLPLAVSPRPSSGPVIVGSSREDLTLISERETAEPSVTGGNKKRSAPDSSTPATSQARTESDGPPKKKKKNEKKKKKSAEEQSEPAEDTGNRETVIEKSLSRDAAARGVVDSDNSPSIPLKRKKSSRSHELSTPASSASAAKIPPAAPQTLVEGGSTSEDRRVKFRDHVEFKYVGETPLSFAPTDCAELVRQIKGGRKDLPAVKDLIFKDAYVDAARTKILSDGSMNYVVELYDSALKEATSKLKQADKLARAKDVSHDRKTKEFKATIDKVAEERAQLIERKKAQKAHFLEKFGELKDKFDAAGVKIRGLEEEKRAWLREKAAMEEKMVSTALRHLKEVNRLRDSRGHEVTHERFRVQTAMIAKSNKRFSQIRDLEKRRSEFETVRSLQSQAFGTKKCLEALKESGIDIPQETIDLFAEQEKEYETAADRLAVGGIPEELLCLSPLHLRSPFLNENVWATIDPYGSNAGLIDAGTAAFLQTPSSSQGDHANEESVEPSGRELGEPSFHEGRIVGEVARLEDTTVAPALDPTTLSTSIVVNEDPLVPALGTGAETRTEAVNLLELSDSSTEEEGGEHPEETESGLVGNPQNEEGMADRIDNLPVLPADVTAQVVEGGSNRAED; encoded by the exons ATGTTTTCCTCCAACTTATGTCAGTCACGAAATTTATCTCATCCAGCTTGCTACTCTTTTTCAGAGGATTGGAGGTCTGATCTATTACCTTTGATTACCGGTAACAAGCGACGGTTTTCGATATTCAGTAGTGCCGAGCAAAAGATCATCAACGCGGCCAGGGAAATGAAAGAGCTTCCAGACTTGAGTGCGCTAATCAAGAAAAAGCTGAGCGAGGCAAAAAGGGGATCTTCTGCGACTCCTAGCGAGACAACTCCTAGTGGGACGACTCCTCGCGAAGAGACTCCTCGTGAAAAGACTCCTCGCGAGAAGACTCCTCGTGGAGCAATTCCTCCCGCTCCTCTTCCTCTTGCAGTTTCTCCCAGACCGTCTTCGGGCCCAGTTATTGTCGGCTCCTCGAGGGAGGATCTCACATTGATCTCTGAACGAGAGACTGCTGAACCATCGGTGACTGGTGGCAATAAGAAGAGATCTGCTCCTGACTCCTCTACGCCGGCTACCTCTCAAGCAAGGACCGAATCCGATGGTcctccgaagaagaaaaagaaaaatgagaagaagaagaagaaatctgcTGAGGAACAGTCGGAGCCTGCTGAGGACACCGGGAATCGTGAGACTGTTATCGAGAAAAGTCTTTCTCGCGATGCTGCGGCTCGGGGAGTCGTCGATTCGGATAACTCCCCGTCCATCCCTCTGAAGAGGAAAAAGAGTTCCCGCAGTCATGAGTTGTCTACTCCGGCTTCGTCTGCTTCTGCTGCGAAGATTCCTCCGGCTGCACCTCAGACTCTTGTTGAAGGCGGTTCGACCTCTGAAGATCGTCGGGTCAAATTTCGTGACCACGTGGAGTTCAAGTACGTCGGCGAAACTCCTCTCTCTTTTGCCCCGACTGACTGTGCTGAGCTTGTTCGGCAAATTAAGGGTGGTCGCAAGGACCTGCCCGCTGTCAAGGACCTTATTTTCAAGGACGCGTATGTCGATGCGGCGAGGACTAAAATTCTG AGCGACGGGAGCATGAACTACGTCGTCGAGTTATATGATTCAGCCCTTAAGGAGGCCACGTCCAAGTTAAAGCAAGCCGACAAGCTCGCTCGAGCGAAGGATGTATCTCATGACCGCAAGACGAAGGAATTTAAGGCGACAATTGATAAGGTCGCGGAGGAACGGGCTCAActgattgagaggaagaaggcTCAGAAGGCTCATTTCCTGGAGAAATTCGGGGAGTTGAAAGATAAATTTGATGCTGCGGGTGTAAAGATACGAGGACTTGAGGAGGAGAAGAGGGCCTGGTTAAGAGAGAAGGCAGCCATGGAGGAGAAGATGGTGTCCACCGCGCTGAGGCACTTGAAAGAGGTCAACAGACTGAGGGACTCTCGGGGTCATGAGGTTACTCACGAGCGGTTTCGTGTACAGACGGCCATGATTGCTAAGAGCAACAAGCGTTTCTCCCAAATTCGAGATCTCGAGAAGCGTCGTAGTGAGTTTGAAACAGTTAGATCCTTGCAGAGCCAAGCTTTTGGGACAAAGAAATGCCTCGAAGCGCTTAAGGAGAGCGGGATCGACATTCCGCAAGAGACGATTGACTTGTTCGCCGAACAAGAGAAGGAGTACGAAACTGCGGCTGATCGACTAGCTGTCGGAGGAATTCCCGAGGAGCTTCTCTGTCTTTCTCCTCTTCATCTTCGATCTCCTTTTCTAAACGAGAATGTGTGGGCGACGATCGACCCATATGGATCGAACGCGGGCCTGATTGATGCTGGGACCGCTGCTTTCCTTCAAACTCCTAGTAGTTCTCAAGGAGATCATGCGAACGAAGAATCTGTAGAACCATCTGGAAGAGAGCTCGGGGAGCCGTCTTTTCATGAAGGTAGGATCGTTGGTGAGGTTGCAAGGCTCGAGGATACGACCGTTGCACCTGCTTTGGATCCGACTACGCTCTCCACCAGCATCGTTGTGAATGAAGATCCGTTGGTCCCGGCTCTTGGGACTGGTGCCGAGACGAGGACAGAGGCTGTTAATCTTCTCGAACTCTCAGATTCTTCGACTGAAGAAGAGGGTGGCGAACACCCGGAGGAGACTGAATCTGGTTTAGTTGGTAACCCGCAAAATGAAGAGGGAATGGCCGACAGAATTGACAATCTACCAGTCCTTCCAGCGGACGTGACTGCTCAGGTCGTCGAGGGAGGTTCCAACCGTGCCGAAGACTAG